gcaaagtgCTACTGTAcaattttcgttgttatttgataaatagtgtccaatcataatctaattaggcttaaaagattcgtctcgtggatttcgtctaaactgtgtaattagttttattttttatttatatttaatacttcatgcatgcgtttaaagattcgatgtgacgggaaatcttgaaaaattttgtaaaatggggtggaactaaactgcCCTATAGTTGTGTCGTGTGGTCGTGTCACGCTGCACCGTAATTTCCAACAAATAGGCAGTTGGTCATCTGACTTCAGAGTTCCGACAGGATCGATCATGTGCGCACATGTCCGGATGCCCCTTTACCTCTTGGCCGGGCACCTAGCACGGGCCCTTTGCATGCAACACAAGCAACCGCATATGCCACTCCCTCTCTCCCTAAATAAATATTATTTTCGCTTCCCTATAAACatctttgactaaatatatatatatatatatatatatatatatataatattaatatttatagtataaaattaatatcattagatagtttgttgaatttatttttataataaatttatttagaaatataaatgttgcatatattttttaaaaatccAGTCAAACTTACAGCACAGAGATTAACAGGGACAGAGTACAATACGGTACCTATCTGTACGTTCACATGCATTTAAATATATATGCAGACTAGCCATAGAGCTCTACACTAGCTAATTAGTGGCTAGCTTACCATCTAGGAGTAGCAAACCAAATGATGGCCATGGCCGGCGAGAGCGGCATCAGAAGGGCGTGGGTGGTGGACGTGGAGAAGACGCTGGACGAAGCCGACGCGTCGGTGGAGGTGTCGCGGTGGCAGCGCCACTCCATCTACCGTGTGCCGGCGTGCATCAAGGACCTGAACCGCAAGGCGTACAAGCCGCAGGCGGTGTCGCTGGGCCCCTTCCACCACGGCCGCGACGGGGAGCTCCTGCCCATGGAGGAGCACAAGCGGCGCGCGCTGCGGCACCTGCTCCGGCGTGCCAAGCGGCCGCTGGAGGAGTTCGCGGCCGCCGTGGAGGACGTCGCGGAGCAGCTGGAGAGAGCGTACCTGGACCTCGGCGACGAGTGGCGCGGCGCCGACGGGAGGGAGCGGTTCCTGGAGATGATGATTGTCGACGGCTGCTTCCTGCTGGAGGTGATGAAGGCCACCGAGAAGGACGGGAGGAATAACGTCAGCGACTACGCGCCCAACGACCCCATCTTCAGCCACCATGGGGTGCTCTACATGGTGCCATACATCCGCCGCGACATGCTCATGCTCGAGAACCAGCTGCCGTTGCTCCTGCTTGAGAAGCTCGTCGCCGTCGAGACTGGCAAGCCTCCGGTACAAGATTATTAGTTCATTTTTTTTACTTAGTATTACGACTTACGAGGCCAAGTGAATAAGCATGTTGTTGTGCATATGGATGGTGCCACGAACGCATTAGAGCGCCGACGTGATCAACAGGATGGTGCTGAGGTTCATGTCCGGGTCCCCATCATCCCGGCTGCCGCCGGGCAGCACTCTGGGGCTCCACCCGCTCGACGTGCGCCGCCGGAGCATGCTCTACGGCCCGAAGCTGCCGCCACAGGTACTGTCACGGGACATCGCGCCGGATACGACGGACATCATCCGGTCGGCGGTGGAGCTGTACGAGGCCGGGATCCGGTTCAGGAAGACCAATTCGGACAGCCTCCACAACATCCGGTTCCGCGGCGGGGTGCTGAGCATGCCGGCGGTGTCGGTGGATGACTCCACCGAGTACATGTTCCTCAACCTGATGGCTTTCGAGCGGCTGCACGTCGGCGCCGGCAATGACGTGACCGCGTACGTCTTCTTCATGGACAACATCATCGACTCCGCCAAGGACGTGGCGCTGCTGAGCACCAGCGGCATCATCCAGAACGCCATCGGCAGCGACAAGGCGGTGGCGCAGCTGTTCAACAGCATCTCCAAGGACGTCGTGCTCGAGCCGCAGAGCTCGCTGGATGCTGTGCAGCGGGAGGTGAACGCCTACTGCGGTAAGCCATGGAACATGTGGCGCGCCAACCTGGTCCACACCTACTTCCGGAGCCCTTGGGCGTTCATGTCCCTCGCTGCCGCCGTCTTCCTCCTCGTCATGACTGTCATGCAGACTGTCTACACCGTGCTGCCATTCTACCAGCAGGACCAAACCAGCGGCGGCTTGCCGGCGGCGCCAGCTCCATTGTGATATCGATCTTGCAGCACAGCTTTTGTGTTTATCTGCATGCAAGCGGGTGCCGGCCAGCACCATGTACATTGGAGATTTGTTTGATATGTTCTGCACCTCTTTCCTTGATTTTCTTGAGGTGCTCAGTGTTGAATGATGTTTTGAATTCCATTTTTTGAATCTTTGGGTAGTTGTGTTTTCCTTGTTATCAAAACGGAAGATTTTGAATTTGGAAAAAAGGGGTGATCCATATGCATGCTTCCATGACTGTCTTGTGCCTGTTGGCATGAGGCACGGATTATCTATAATGCTTCGCTACGGGCGTTTGTCCCGCATCCAAACGTCGGACACTACATGGCCTTATAGTGTCCATGTATTTTACCCACCACATAAGTATCCTTTCTAGTTCCATCTCGTCTCTAACTCTCCTCCGTCTCACCATTCAATTTAACAGGGAGAGGAAGGATGTCCAGGACAGAACACGCCTGATGCATGGCCGCCATGCTCCAT
This sequence is a window from Miscanthus floridulus cultivar M001 chromosome 10, ASM1932011v1, whole genome shotgun sequence. Protein-coding genes within it:
- the LOC136485161 gene encoding UPF0481 protein At3g47200-like — its product is MMAMAGESGIRRAWVVDVEKTLDEADASVEVSRWQRHSIYRVPACIKDLNRKAYKPQAVSLGPFHHGRDGELLPMEEHKRRALRHLLRRAKRPLEEFAAAVEDVAEQLERAYLDLGDEWRGADGRERFLEMMIVDGCFLLEVMKATEKDGRNNVSDYAPNDPIFSHHGVLYMVPYIRRDMLMLENQLPLLLLEKLVAVETGKPPSADVINRMVLRFMSGSPSSRLPPGSTLGLHPLDVRRRSMLYGPKLPPQVLSRDIAPDTTDIIRSAVELYEAGIRFRKTNSDSLHNIRFRGGVLSMPAVSVDDSTEYMFLNLMAFERLHVGAGNDVTAYVFFMDNIIDSAKDVALLSTSGIIQNAIGSDKAVAQLFNSISKDVVLEPQSSLDAVQREVNAYCGKPWNMWRANLVHTYFRSPWAFMSLAAAVFLLVMTVMQTVYTVLPFYQQDQTSGGLPAAPAPL